From a single Solenopsis invicta isolate M01_SB chromosome 4, UNIL_Sinv_3.0, whole genome shotgun sequence genomic region:
- the LOC105200154 gene encoding xanthine dehydrogenase 1 isoform X3 has protein sequence MPTIMDSEKFIKFTINGTPHTISGNIPADTSLNVYIRDYAKLRGTKAMCHEGGCGACIVAAEIKGETMAVNSCLIPILICDGWTIHTIEGIGNKRDGYHSFQAALAGKNGSQCGYCSPGMVMNFYSLVQNKKLTMQEIENSFGSNICRCTGYRPILDAFKGFASDSTPQLAKDIRDIEEIYKVKTCPKNGMPCRNDCADRRISDGNTETVDIKLADGVEFYKVYSIENLFAVFRQMPDATYILHGGNTAHGVYRTSKTDLRIDINDIPDLRHIEKTNESLTLGGNISLTTAMETFWKYSSENGFKYLHHLAHHIDLIASVPVRNMGSIAGNLMIKHAHHEFPSDLFLMLETAGTQIHILEAPGAKNSMMLQDFLKIDMRHKIIYSVVLPALTDDYEYRSYKIMPRAQNAHAHVNAGFLFKLDGGGKVLEKPNILFGGINEHFLHATETEQLLVGKSILDKQVVKTALETLHNELQPDHVLPDYSPEFRKTLAEGLFYKFVLSVKPDNVNSKFRSGGTILQRGLSSGIQDYDTDKNIWPVSKPTIKLEAIQQTSGEAQYCNDLPPYPGEVFCAFVLTTVGNGKIESIDASKALAMKGVVAFYSAKDVPGKNLCISAASQMTMLINDEVLFAENDVLYAGQPVGVIAAETHNLAHEAAKLVEIKYTESLNRKPVISIEDALATKDESRFMQTISIPAKKKGNNVKQTIKGVFQCGSQYHYTMETQSCVCIPTEDGMDVYPTSQWIDLSQVSIANCLGVKNNSINVQVRRIGGGYGAKISRNALIACTCALVCHKLNRPARLIVSLESNMQSQGKRVATRQEYEVAVDDEGVIQSLDSKHWGNAGCNFNDPVAWVTVHHTISCYASDTWTMNGFEARTDLPSNTYCRAPGSTEGLAMIENIMEHIAAATKKDPVQVRLANMNDVDKPPLEAMIKDLSKSADYEMRKRAVETFNNENRWKKKGIALVPMKYPFQYWGQFNAMVSVCARDGTVCVTHGGIECGQGINTKVAQVAAYALGIDLNLVNVKPTNNIVTPNNAVTGGSVTSESCAYATIQCCKEILKRLEPIKNELKDPSWQELVFTAYQKDVDLCARHMYAPTKDDTNKPYAIYGVTIAEVEVDILTGQHIIRRVDLMEDAGTSMNPEIDIGQVEGAFVMGIGYWTSEELVYDPKTGMLTNDRTWNYKPPGVKDIPEDFRISFRRNAPNPIGVLRSKATGEPPLCMSYVIPIAIRYALNSARADAGLKDEWYQLDGPFNNERILLNSFTSKDNMVL, from the exons ATGCCGACAATAAT GGATAgtgaaaaattcattaaatttaccATAAATGGAACGCCACATACGa TATCGGGAAATATACCGGCTGACACGTCCCTCAATGTCTACATTCGCGACTATGCGAAACTCCGCGGCACAAAAGCGATGTGCCACGAGGGTGGCTGCGGCGCCTGTATCGTGGCTGCGGAAATCAAGGGAGAGACAATGGCTGTGAATTCCTGCCTCATACCGATATTAATCTGCGACGG ATGGACAATTCACACGATCGAAGGTATAGGAAATAAACGGGATGGTTATCACTCATTTCAAGCTGCACTCGCTGGAAAAAATGGCTCGCAATGTGGATATTGCTCTCCGGGCATGGTAATGAATTTTTACAG CCTAGTGCAAAACAAGAAATTGACTATGCAGgaaattgaaaattcttttgGTAGTAACATTTGTCGATGTACAGGCTATCGTCCTATTTTAGACGCGTTTAAAGGATTTGCCAGCGATTCAACTCCACAATTGGCAAAGGACATTCGCGATATCGAG GAGATTTACAAGGTGAAAACCTGCCCGAAGAACGGAATGCCATGCAGAAACGATTGTGCCGATAGACGTATCTCAGATGGAAATACCGAAACGGTGGATATAAAATTGGCGGACGGCGTGGAATTCTATAAAGTTTACTCAATCGAGAACCTGTTCGCGGTATTTCGACAGATGCCGGATGCAACTTATATACTACACGGAGGAAACACAGCGCACG GTGTTTATCGTACGAGCAAAACCGACCTTCGCATTGATATAAACGACATCCCAGATCTACGTCACATCGAAAAGACTAACGAATCTCTAACTCTCGGCGGAAACATATCCCTAACCACGGCGATGGAGACCTTCTGGAAGTACTCGTCTGAGAACGGATTCAAGTACTTGCACCATCTGGCTCACCATATCGATCTGATCGCCAGTGTACCCGTGCGCAACATGGGCAGCATTGCTGGCAATTTGATGATCAAGCACGCGCACCACGAGTTTCCGTCCGACCTGTTCTTAATGCTGGAGACCGCCGGCACTCAAATTCATATCCTCGAGGCACCGGGTGCCAAGAATAGCATGATGCTACAGGACTTTTTGAAGATAGACATGCGCCACAAGATCATTTATAGCGTGGTGTTGCCGGCACTAACCGACGATTACGAATACAGGTCGTACAAGATCATGCCTAGAGCTCAGAACGCCCACGCTCACGTCAACGCCGGCTTCCTCTTCAAACTCGACGGCGGCGGCAAG GTGCTGGAGAAACCTAACATCCTCTTCGGTGGTATCAACGAACATTTCTTACACGCAACAGAGACGGAACAACTGCTGGTGGGTAAATCTATCCTTGACAAGCAAGTGGTAAAGACAGCCTTGGAAACGCTACATAATGAATTGCAACCCGATCACGTGCTGCCGGATTATTCGCCGGAATTCCGCAAAACTCTCGCAGAAggattattctataaatttgtGTTGAGCGTTAAACCAGACAATGTGAATTCAAAATTCCGTAGCGGAGGCACCATATTACAACGAGGCCTCTCTTCAg GTATACAGGATTATGacacagataaaaatatatggCCGGTATCTAAACCCACGATAAAGTTGGAGGCTATCCAGCAAACATCAGGCGAGGCTCAGTATTGCAACGATCTACCGCCGTATCCCGGAGAAGTATTTTGCGCTTTCGTACTTACGACTGTCGGTAACGGCAAGATAGAAAGCATAGATGCGAGCAAGGCACTTGCTATGAAGGGAGTAGTGGCATTTTACAGCGCCAAAGACGTACCCGGCAAGAATCTATGTATCTCAGCCGCCAGTCAAATGACGATGCTAATAAACGATGAGGTGTTGTTTGCCGAAAATGACGTTCTCTACGCCGGTCAGCCGGTCGGCGTGATTGCTGCCGAAACGCACAATCTGGCCCATGAAGCTGCAAAGTTAGTGGAGATCAAATATACCGAATCGCTTAATAGGAAACCAGTGATAAGTATCGAGGATGCACTCGCCACGAAAGACGAGTCCAGATTCATGCAGACCATCAGTATTCCAGCCaaaaagaaag gaaataatgttaaacaaaCAATAAAAGGCGTTTTCCAATGCGGCAGCCAATATCACTACACCATGGAGACTCAATCCTGCGTATGCATTCCTACGGAGGATGGTATGGACGTCTATCCAACATCGCAGTGGATTGATCTTTCTCAAGTATCGATTGCGAATTGTCTGGGTGTTAAGAACAATAG caTCAATGTCCAGGTGAGGCGAATTGGGGGAGGATACGGAGCGAAAATCTCGCGGAACGCATTAATCGCATGTACCTGTGCATTGGTGTGTCACAAACTGAATCGCCCTGCGCGATTAATCGTATCTCTCGAGAGCAATATGCAATCACAGGGGAAAAGAGTTGCTACGCGCCAAGAATACGAAGTCGCGGTAGACGACGAGGGAGTTATTCAGTCTCTTGACTCGAAACATTGGGGAAACGCCGGTTGCAACTTCAACGATCCCGTCGCTTGGGTCACTGTACATCATACAATAAG CTGTTACGCGAGCGACACTTGGACGATGAATGGATTCGAGGCGCGAACCGATTTACCATCAAACACGTACTGTCGAGCGCCGGGATCTACGGAAGGACTAGCCATGATCGAGAATATAATGGAGCACATTGCGGCAGCGACGAAAAAGGATCCGGTACAAGTCAGATTGGCGAATATGAACGACGTGGATAAACCTCCGTTAGAAGCCATGATAAAGGATTTGTCGAAGTCGGCTGATTACGAGATGCGGAAGCGGGCCGTTGAAACGTTCAACAACGAGAATCGCTGGAAGAAAAAGGGTATTGCCCTAGTACCAATGAAGTATCCATTCCAATACTGGGGTCAATTTAATGCTATGGTGTCGGTATGCGCTCGCGACGGTACGGTTTGCGTGACACACGGTGGAATCGAGTGCGGCCAAGGTATAAATACCAAG GTCGCGCAAGTGGCAGCTTACGCTTTGGGTATCGATTTAAATTTAGTTAACGTTAAACCAACCAATAACATAGTAACGCCCAACAACGCGGTTACCGGAGGCAGTGTTACTAGCGAATCTTGTGCATAC GCCACTATTCAGTGCTGCAAGGAAATCCTGAAGAGACTCGAACCGATAAAAAATGAACTGAAGGACCCAAGCTGGCAGGAACTCGTTTTTACCGCATATCAAAAGGATGTTGATTTATGCGCGCGTCATAT GTACGCGCCTACGAAGGATGATACAAACAAACCTTACGCCATTTATGGTGTTACCATTGCCGAAGTAGAGGTCGATATCTTGACCGGCCAGCACATTATCAGAAGGGTTGATTTGATGGAAGACGCTGGAACCAGCATGAATCCAGAAATCGACATCGGTCAGGTGGAGGGGGCTTTCGTGATGGGAATAGGGTACTGGACTTCTGAAGAACTGGTGTATGATCCTAAAACAGGAATGTTAACTAATGACAGAACCTGG aacTATAAACCGCCAGGAGTAAAGGATATTCCTGAAGATTTCCGTATATCTTTCCGTAGAAACGCACCTAATCCAATCGGTGTTCTTCGGTCAAAAG CGACCGGTGAACCTCCTCTTTGCATGAGCTACGTAATTCCAATCGCGATTCGTTACGCGTTGAATTCCGCTAGAGCGGATGCAGGACTTAAGGACGAATGGTACCAATTAG ATGGACCATTCAACAACGAACGCATACTTTTAAACAGTTTTACCAGCAAGGATAACATGGTGCTGTGA
- the LOC105200154 gene encoding xanthine dehydrogenase 1 isoform X2 yields MGTTASNLGDSEKFIKFTINGTPHTISGNIPADTSLNVYIRDYAKLRGTKAMCHEGGCGACIVAAEIKGETMAVNSCLIPILICDGWTIHTIEGIGNKRDGYHSFQAALAGKNGSQCGYCSPGMVMNFYSLVQNKKLTMQEIENSFGSNICRCTGYRPILDAFKGFASDSTPQLAKDIRDIEEIYKVKTCPKNGMPCRNDCADRRISDGNTETVDIKLADGVEFYKVYSIENLFAVFRQMPDATYILHGGNTAHGVYRTSKTDLRIDINDIPDLRHIEKTNESLTLGGNISLTTAMETFWKYSSENGFKYLHHLAHHIDLIASVPVRNMGSIAGNLMIKHAHHEFPSDLFLMLETAGTQIHILEAPGAKNSMMLQDFLKIDMRHKIIYSVVLPALTDDYEYRSYKIMPRAQNAHAHVNAGFLFKLDGGGKVLEKPNILFGGINEHFLHATETEQLLVGKSILDKQVVKTALETLHNELQPDHVLPDYSPEFRKTLAEGLFYKFVLSVKPDNVNSKFRSGGTILQRGLSSGIQDYDTDKNIWPVSKPTIKLEAIQQTSGEAQYCNDLPPYPGEVFCAFVLTTVGNGKIESIDASKALAMKGVVAFYSAKDVPGKNLCISAASQMTMLINDEVLFAENDVLYAGQPVGVIAAETHNLAHEAAKLVEIKYTESLNRKPVISIEDALATKDESRFMQTISIPAKKKGNNVKQTIKGVFQCGSQYHYTMETQSCVCIPTEDGMDVYPTSQWIDLSQVSIANCLGVKNNSINVQVRRIGGGYGAKISRNALIACTCALVCHKLNRPARLIVSLESNMQSQGKRVATRQEYEVAVDDEGVIQSLDSKHWGNAGCNFNDPVAWVTVHHTISCYASDTWTMNGFEARTDLPSNTYCRAPGSTEGLAMIENIMEHIAAATKKDPVQVRLANMNDVDKPPLEAMIKDLSKSADYEMRKRAVETFNNENRWKKKGIALVPMKYPFQYWGQFNAMVSVCARDGTVCVTHGGIECGQGINTKVAQVAAYALGIDLNLVNVKPTNNIVTPNNAVTGGSVTSESCAYATIQCCKEILKRLEPIKNELKDPSWQELVFTAYQKDVDLCARHMYAPTKDDTNKPYAIYGVTIAEVEVDILTGQHIIRRVDLMEDAGTSMNPEIDIGQVEGAFVMGIGYWTSEELVYDPKTGMLTNDRTWNYKPPGVKDIPEDFRISFRRNAPNPIGVLRSKATGEPPLCMSYVIPIAIRYALNSARADAGLKDEWYQLDGPFNNERILLNSFTSKDNMVL; encoded by the exons GGATAgtgaaaaattcattaaatttaccATAAATGGAACGCCACATACGa TATCGGGAAATATACCGGCTGACACGTCCCTCAATGTCTACATTCGCGACTATGCGAAACTCCGCGGCACAAAAGCGATGTGCCACGAGGGTGGCTGCGGCGCCTGTATCGTGGCTGCGGAAATCAAGGGAGAGACAATGGCTGTGAATTCCTGCCTCATACCGATATTAATCTGCGACGG ATGGACAATTCACACGATCGAAGGTATAGGAAATAAACGGGATGGTTATCACTCATTTCAAGCTGCACTCGCTGGAAAAAATGGCTCGCAATGTGGATATTGCTCTCCGGGCATGGTAATGAATTTTTACAG CCTAGTGCAAAACAAGAAATTGACTATGCAGgaaattgaaaattcttttgGTAGTAACATTTGTCGATGTACAGGCTATCGTCCTATTTTAGACGCGTTTAAAGGATTTGCCAGCGATTCAACTCCACAATTGGCAAAGGACATTCGCGATATCGAG GAGATTTACAAGGTGAAAACCTGCCCGAAGAACGGAATGCCATGCAGAAACGATTGTGCCGATAGACGTATCTCAGATGGAAATACCGAAACGGTGGATATAAAATTGGCGGACGGCGTGGAATTCTATAAAGTTTACTCAATCGAGAACCTGTTCGCGGTATTTCGACAGATGCCGGATGCAACTTATATACTACACGGAGGAAACACAGCGCACG GTGTTTATCGTACGAGCAAAACCGACCTTCGCATTGATATAAACGACATCCCAGATCTACGTCACATCGAAAAGACTAACGAATCTCTAACTCTCGGCGGAAACATATCCCTAACCACGGCGATGGAGACCTTCTGGAAGTACTCGTCTGAGAACGGATTCAAGTACTTGCACCATCTGGCTCACCATATCGATCTGATCGCCAGTGTACCCGTGCGCAACATGGGCAGCATTGCTGGCAATTTGATGATCAAGCACGCGCACCACGAGTTTCCGTCCGACCTGTTCTTAATGCTGGAGACCGCCGGCACTCAAATTCATATCCTCGAGGCACCGGGTGCCAAGAATAGCATGATGCTACAGGACTTTTTGAAGATAGACATGCGCCACAAGATCATTTATAGCGTGGTGTTGCCGGCACTAACCGACGATTACGAATACAGGTCGTACAAGATCATGCCTAGAGCTCAGAACGCCCACGCTCACGTCAACGCCGGCTTCCTCTTCAAACTCGACGGCGGCGGCAAG GTGCTGGAGAAACCTAACATCCTCTTCGGTGGTATCAACGAACATTTCTTACACGCAACAGAGACGGAACAACTGCTGGTGGGTAAATCTATCCTTGACAAGCAAGTGGTAAAGACAGCCTTGGAAACGCTACATAATGAATTGCAACCCGATCACGTGCTGCCGGATTATTCGCCGGAATTCCGCAAAACTCTCGCAGAAggattattctataaatttgtGTTGAGCGTTAAACCAGACAATGTGAATTCAAAATTCCGTAGCGGAGGCACCATATTACAACGAGGCCTCTCTTCAg GTATACAGGATTATGacacagataaaaatatatggCCGGTATCTAAACCCACGATAAAGTTGGAGGCTATCCAGCAAACATCAGGCGAGGCTCAGTATTGCAACGATCTACCGCCGTATCCCGGAGAAGTATTTTGCGCTTTCGTACTTACGACTGTCGGTAACGGCAAGATAGAAAGCATAGATGCGAGCAAGGCACTTGCTATGAAGGGAGTAGTGGCATTTTACAGCGCCAAAGACGTACCCGGCAAGAATCTATGTATCTCAGCCGCCAGTCAAATGACGATGCTAATAAACGATGAGGTGTTGTTTGCCGAAAATGACGTTCTCTACGCCGGTCAGCCGGTCGGCGTGATTGCTGCCGAAACGCACAATCTGGCCCATGAAGCTGCAAAGTTAGTGGAGATCAAATATACCGAATCGCTTAATAGGAAACCAGTGATAAGTATCGAGGATGCACTCGCCACGAAAGACGAGTCCAGATTCATGCAGACCATCAGTATTCCAGCCaaaaagaaag gaaataatgttaaacaaaCAATAAAAGGCGTTTTCCAATGCGGCAGCCAATATCACTACACCATGGAGACTCAATCCTGCGTATGCATTCCTACGGAGGATGGTATGGACGTCTATCCAACATCGCAGTGGATTGATCTTTCTCAAGTATCGATTGCGAATTGTCTGGGTGTTAAGAACAATAG caTCAATGTCCAGGTGAGGCGAATTGGGGGAGGATACGGAGCGAAAATCTCGCGGAACGCATTAATCGCATGTACCTGTGCATTGGTGTGTCACAAACTGAATCGCCCTGCGCGATTAATCGTATCTCTCGAGAGCAATATGCAATCACAGGGGAAAAGAGTTGCTACGCGCCAAGAATACGAAGTCGCGGTAGACGACGAGGGAGTTATTCAGTCTCTTGACTCGAAACATTGGGGAAACGCCGGTTGCAACTTCAACGATCCCGTCGCTTGGGTCACTGTACATCATACAATAAG CTGTTACGCGAGCGACACTTGGACGATGAATGGATTCGAGGCGCGAACCGATTTACCATCAAACACGTACTGTCGAGCGCCGGGATCTACGGAAGGACTAGCCATGATCGAGAATATAATGGAGCACATTGCGGCAGCGACGAAAAAGGATCCGGTACAAGTCAGATTGGCGAATATGAACGACGTGGATAAACCTCCGTTAGAAGCCATGATAAAGGATTTGTCGAAGTCGGCTGATTACGAGATGCGGAAGCGGGCCGTTGAAACGTTCAACAACGAGAATCGCTGGAAGAAAAAGGGTATTGCCCTAGTACCAATGAAGTATCCATTCCAATACTGGGGTCAATTTAATGCTATGGTGTCGGTATGCGCTCGCGACGGTACGGTTTGCGTGACACACGGTGGAATCGAGTGCGGCCAAGGTATAAATACCAAG GTCGCGCAAGTGGCAGCTTACGCTTTGGGTATCGATTTAAATTTAGTTAACGTTAAACCAACCAATAACATAGTAACGCCCAACAACGCGGTTACCGGAGGCAGTGTTACTAGCGAATCTTGTGCATAC GCCACTATTCAGTGCTGCAAGGAAATCCTGAAGAGACTCGAACCGATAAAAAATGAACTGAAGGACCCAAGCTGGCAGGAACTCGTTTTTACCGCATATCAAAAGGATGTTGATTTATGCGCGCGTCATAT GTACGCGCCTACGAAGGATGATACAAACAAACCTTACGCCATTTATGGTGTTACCATTGCCGAAGTAGAGGTCGATATCTTGACCGGCCAGCACATTATCAGAAGGGTTGATTTGATGGAAGACGCTGGAACCAGCATGAATCCAGAAATCGACATCGGTCAGGTGGAGGGGGCTTTCGTGATGGGAATAGGGTACTGGACTTCTGAAGAACTGGTGTATGATCCTAAAACAGGAATGTTAACTAATGACAGAACCTGG aacTATAAACCGCCAGGAGTAAAGGATATTCCTGAAGATTTCCGTATATCTTTCCGTAGAAACGCACCTAATCCAATCGGTGTTCTTCGGTCAAAAG CGACCGGTGAACCTCCTCTTTGCATGAGCTACGTAATTCCAATCGCGATTCGTTACGCGTTGAATTCCGCTAGAGCGGATGCAGGACTTAAGGACGAATGGTACCAATTAG ATGGACCATTCAACAACGAACGCATACTTTTAAACAGTTTTACCAGCAAGGATAACATGGTGCTGTGA